From the genome of Alosa alosa isolate M-15738 ecotype Scorff River chromosome 18, AALO_Geno_1.1, whole genome shotgun sequence, one region includes:
- the synpo2la gene encoding synaptopodin 2-like protein produces the protein MVAEEVIITLSGGAPWGFRLQGGVECQKPLQVAKVRKRSKACRAGLREGDELVSINESPCGCLSHAQAMTLIDSSPGTLHIRVKRAPAGFQSVVLLPRAPSPRIDKEYRAALRDMSPSGSSRHQQTAVRQVHRGSFLSPTGTGTSRSGLTSPPGSEAYYGETDSDADVVAQERQRRQKRRSPSNSVPGKAGRASPEGGETSEMSGYDSAPDPSFGCPEMLPGVARREVIYQPPPSTAWSSQTSTETSSMSADDQGPQEDSGFQDLHNVPLVSPERAKEALMLSSRGQLVPMVGPLDVPVDEELTVTYMDKAKQAKLNRGDTGQDKQVKEARTKCRTIASLLTDAPNPHSRGVLMFKKRRQRSKKYTLTSFGSVDEELRQDSQEEEDGMFPGSESEFDEDGFSAAPDPTWDSDYMDMLERRSASAVGHTEEALSPGLTGTSGKGAQLFEQQRKRADEHAKRAAIAQAQTQAQVQAQAHASAQLQGQMQMQSQMQPEVQADTVPVHIQAFTQPVTQPLTQPAPQPQPQLMQVQPSPQPPPVAPKPQQHLREAMPPTQNPPTIPPAPVVAAQPLSVVTNGDAIIPQGNVMSLAPLATGPAVSTLTAPSPTPLPELPSSSVLNRTARPFAPGFISNRAATAPVVFRPSVAKRSPRPVSVAVVQHPFPAADERAITAVSFPASLSAPSLAPAPAPKPAPPPPVMVPSTAPMAITMVPLSAPVVQADSSIPLGPMSPPVSVVPAVPIPAPIPISAPAPIPISAPAPIPISAPAPIPISALAPMPVSATIPASPQLARISSSVENIQAASMAIPPPVPPIEPPAPVAPVAPVAPASMAMPVPPSPPASAPAPAPAAVCSFDLPASPPVMPQSRLRGTTAGGRTGILEDARRRSSGRRMFQKPEDKKNSPNPTLLSMVQNLDERPRHRYSDPVSYDYNEEDTEEAGGKVPPPVAPKPRIIPEVSQIPQAEGKGAELFARRQSRMDQYVVDSPVSPTYPPQPAPQPYTTNIRDSSPTQSLPSQWKYSPNVRAPPPIGYNPLLGPSFPMGPQHDNARSSDAMRGGRGGYGTQREGIKALDFLRRQPYQLNSAMFGGNYMQGPNQSQMQQREGYTLNAPRQIPVKAARVYEIKRFSTPTPMSAPTMAPKVIAPRSATTLGDRISRSDMISPPPAPQPRPYAPVSAPEPAHVPFPPAANTGGLPELPKISANPVPNAHPLPFVPTASTSGMSYGGLQAAKQFKSAPELYTLPPLRPAPVQVPKPRFVATRVGIQPRVWRPGALPH, from the exons ATGGTGGCTGAGGAGGTCATTATCACCCTGTCCGGCGGAGCGCCGTGGGGCTTTCGGCTACAGGGAGGTGTGGAATGCCAGAAGCCCCTTCAAGTGGCCAAG GTACGGAAGCGGAGTAAGGCATGCCGAGCGGGTCTCCGAGAGGGGGACGAACTGGTCTCCATCAACGAGAGCCCATGTGGATGCCTCTCCCATGCCCAGGCAATGACCCTTATCGACAGCTCCCCCGGCACCTTACACATAAGAGTCAAGAG GGCTCCAGCTGGTTTCCAGTCGGTGGTCCTCCTGCCCCGCGCCCCATCGCCCCGAATCGATAAAGAGTACCGCGCTGCGCTGAGAGACATGTCCCCCTCCGGCTCCAGCAGACACCAGCAGACGGCCGTGCGGCAGGTCCACAGAGGCTCCTTCCTGTCCCCTACTGGCACTGGCACGAGCCGCAGCGGCCTCACCTCCCCCCCAGGCAGTGAGGCGTACTACGGCGAGACGGACAGCGATGCCGATGTAGTGGCCCAGGAGCGACAGAGGCGCCAGAAGCGACGCAGCCCCAGCAACAGTGTCCCAGGCAAGGCTGGCCGCGCATCCCCCGAGGGCGGTGAGACTTCGGAGATGAGCGGTTATGACAGCGCGCCAGACCCGTCCTTCGGTTGCCCGGAGATGCTGCCGGGCGTGGCTCGCCGGGAGGTCATCTACCAGCCGCCTCCGTCCACCGCCTGGTCCTCGCAGACCTCCACAGAGACATCATCCATGAGCGCAGACGACCAGGGCCCCCAGGAGGACAGCGGCTTTCAGGACCTGCACAACGTGCCCCTGGTGTCCCCGGAGAGGGCCAAAGAGGCCCTGATGCTGAGCTCCCGCGGGCAGTTGGTACCCATGGTAGGGCCTTTAGACGTGCCCGTGGATGAAGAACTCACCGTGACATACATGGATAAGGCCAAGCAAGCGA AACTGAACCGTGGTGATACAGGCCAAGACAAGCAAGTGAAAGAGGCGCGTACTAAATGCCGCACCATCGCCTCACTGCTCACAGATGCCCCGAACCCCCACTCAAGAGGTGTGCTGATGTTCAAGAAGCGTCGGCAGCGCTCCAAGAAGTACACCCTCACCAGCTTTGGCAGCGTGGACGAGGAATTGCGGCAGGACTctcaggaggaggaagacggcATGTTCCCGGGTAGCGAGTCCGAGTTTGATGAAGACGGCTTCTCTGCCGCACCGGATCCGACTTGGGACAGCGACTATATGGACATGCTGGAGAGACGCTCGGCCAGCGCAGTGGGCCATACTGAGGAGGCTCTCAGCCCAGGGCTCACCGGCACCTCTGGCAAAGGGGCTCAGCTGTTTGAGCAACAGCGGAAGAGGGCAGATGAGCATGCCAAGAGAGCAGCCATTGCACAGGCCCAGACACAGGCGCAAGTGCAAGCGCAAGCTCATGCTTCAGCACAGCTACAAGgacagatgcagatgcagagcCAGATGCAACCAGAGGTGCAGGCAGACACTGTACCTGTGCACATCCAGGCATTCACACAGCCAGTTACCCAGCCACTCACACAGCCCGCTCCCCAACCACAACCTCAGCTAATGCAAGTACAGCCttccccccagcccccaccagTTGCTCCTAAACCTCAACAGCATCTAAGAGAGGCCATGCCACCCACACAGAACCCCCCTACCATACCTCCTGCTCCAGTTGTAGCTGCTCAGCCTCTTTCAGTGGTGACCAATGGAGATGCCATCATACCCCAGGGCAATGTCATGTCACTAGCCCCACTGGCAACAGGCCCAGCAGTGTCCACTCTCACAGCCCCATCTCCGACTCCACTTCCAGAGCTTCCCTCAAGCTCAGTTCTGAACCGGACAGCTCGGCCATTCGCTCCAGGTTTCATCAGCAACCGTGCTGCGACTGCACCAGTTGTCTTCCGCCCCTCTGTGGCTAAAAGGTCCCCCCGGCCTGTCTCTGTGGCTGTTGTGCAACATCCCTTCCCTGCAGCTGATGAAAGGGCCATAACTGCTGTCTCTTTCCCTGCCTCTTTGTCTGCTCCTTCTCTTGCCCCTGCTCCTGCCCCTAAACCTGCCCCGCCTCCTCCAGTGATGGTTCCCAGTACTGCTCCAATGGCCATTACTATGGTTCCACTTTCTGCTCCAGTTGTTCAGGCTGACTCCAGTATCCCACTAGGACCCATGAGTCCTCCAGTCTCTGTAGTTCCTGCTGTACCTATCCCAGCCCCAATACCCATCTCTGCTCCTGCCCCAATACCCATCTCTGCTCCTGCCCCTATACCCATCTCTGCTCCAGCCCCTATACCCATCTCTGCTCTTGCCCCCATGCCAGTTTCTGCAACCATCCCTGCTTCCCCTCAGCTTGCCAGGATATCCTCCTCTGTAGAGAACATTCAGGCAGCCTCCATGGCCATCCCTCCTCCAGTGCCGCCAATAGAACCACCTGCTCCTGTAGCACCAGTTGCACCTGTGGCACCAGCTTCTATGGCAATGCCTGTACCACCTTCACCCCCAGCCTCTGCTCCAGCACCTGCACCAGCTGCTGTCTGTAGCTTTGACCTCCCAGCATCACCGCCAGTTATGCCCCAGTCCAGACTGAGAGGCACCACAGCAGGGGGACGCACTGGTATCTTGGAGGATGCCCGTCGGCGGAGCTCAGGCAGGCGCATGTTCCAGAAGCCCGAGGACAAGAAGAACTCACCCAACCCCACACTGCTGTCCATGGTGCAGAACCTGGATGAGAGACCAAGACACAGGTATTCAGATCCTGTCTCATATGATTACAACGAAGAGGACACGGAGGAAGCTGGGGGTAAAGTTCCTCCACCGGTGGCCCCAAAACCACGCATCATCCCTGAAGTCTCCCAGATCCCCCAAGCAGAAGGGAAGGGGGCTGAGCTGTTTGCCCGCAGGCAGAGTCGGATGGACCAGTATGTGGTGGACTCGCCAGTCTCACCAACCTACCCACCCCAGCCGGCCCCCCAGCCATACACAACAAATATACGAGACTCATCACCTACTCAGTCTCTTCCTTCACAGTGGAAATATTCCCCCAATGTCCGCGCTCCTCCACCTATTGGCTACAACCCCTTGCTTGGTCCCAGTTTTCCCATGGGACCTCAGCATGATAATGCTAGATCATCAGATGCCATGAGGGGAGGCCGGGGTGGTTATGGCACTCAAAGAGAAGGAATCAAAGCCCTGGACTTCCTGAGGAGGCAGCCATACCAGCTCAACTCTGCCATGTTTGGTGGAAACTACATGCAGGGCCCCAACCAATCCCAGATGCAGCAGAGAGAGGGTTATACTCTGAATGCACCTCGCCAGATCCCTGTCAAGGCTGCACGTGTCTACGAGATCAAACGGTTCTCCACACCCACACCAATGTCTGCCCCGACAATGGCCCCAAAAGTTATTGCCCCACGCTCCGCCACCACACTTGGAGACCGTATATCACGCTCTGACATGATATCTCCACCACCGGCACCCCAACCCCGTCCTTATGCCCCAGTTTCTGCCCCTGAACCTGCCCATGTTCCATTCCCTCCAGCCGCTAACACCGGGGGTCTTCCTGAGCTACCCAAAATCTCTGCTAACCCCGTTCCCAATGCCCACCCTCTCCCTTTCGTCCCGACTGCCTCCACGTCAGGTATGTCCTACGGTGGCCTGCAAGCTGCCAAGCAGTTCAAGAGTGCACCTGAGCTTTATACCCTGCCTCCCCTAAGGCCCGCACCTGTCCAGGTGCCCAAGCCACGCTTTGTCGCCACACGAGTGGGCATCCAGCCCCGCGTGTGGAGGCCTGGTGCCCTGCCACATTGA